A section of the Parasteatoda tepidariorum isolate YZ-2023 chromosome 6, CAS_Ptep_4.0, whole genome shotgun sequence genome encodes:
- the LOC107438715 gene encoding TBC1 domain family member 22B: MQNYYDVSHEKAVSWKRTNNVPGRPVSSSVHNLQLTSDSKNISPRKNSSKTKHRKTSSSSSFQEFQDSTEDAWDIGDDEFCSTADFPIHPKVAESTAIKVLHNHSKGTSIGYDSPDLQNVSQDENHSSNLNDSHHHRKKASSENAKILASNSPRCEENSHKEGHHHGPGIGIRQTLKKQSSLFGTPNISNLAGSSTEREAARIEAFNKLLNSQNTDLKELRKLSWSGIPATVRPVTWKLLAGYLPTCFERRKPFLERRKADYLAFISRYYDMRDEEGHHETYRQIHIDVPRMSPLVPLFQQDIVQKAFERILYILAIRHPASGYVQGMNDLVTPFFVVFLQDYIPTGADVECYDVSTLDEDYLQQVETDSYWCMAKLLDGIQDNYTFAQPGIQKKVHLLKELIQRIDAPLHTHLKKHSIEYLQFSFRWMNNLLMRELPLACTIRLWDTYLSEANGFSNFHLYVCAAFLMYWSRELLQEKDFQGLMLTLQNLPTLHWGDNEISVLLAEAYRLKYMFDDAPNHLQPRDD; the protein is encoded by the exons ATGCAAAATTACTATGATGTGTCACATGAAAAAGCAGTTTCCTGGAAAAGAACGAACAACGTCCCTGGAAG acCTGTATCTAGTTCCGTTCACAATTTGCAGTTGACCTCAGATTCAAA gaATATTAGTCctagaaaaaattcttcaaagacGAAACATCGTAAAACGTCGTCTTCTAGTTCGTTTCAAGAATTTCAAGATAGTACTGAGGATGCTTGGGACATTGGGGATGATGAATTTTGTTCAACAGCAG atttccCTATTCATCCTAAAGTGGCAGAATCCACAGCCATAAAAGTATTACATAACCACAGTAAGGGAACTTCCATTGGATATGATTCTCCTGATCTTCAAAATGTTTCTCAAGATGAGAATCATTCCTCCAACTTGAATGACAGTCATCATCATAGAAAGAAAGCTTCATCGGAAAATGCAAAGATCCTTGCAA GTAACTCTCCAAGATGTGAGGAAAATTCCCATAAAGAGGGTCACCACCATGGTCCAGGAATCGGGATCCGCCAGACTCTCAAAAAACAGTCCTCCCTCTTTGGCACTCCAAACATCTCCAACCTTGCTGGCTCCTCTACTGAGCGTGAAGCTGCTAGGATTGAGGCATTCAACAAACTGTTAAATAGTCAAAACACTGATTTGA aggAGCTAAGGAAATTAAGTTGGTCTGGTATACCGGCTACAGTGCGACCAGTCACCTGGAAACTTTTGGCA GGCTATTTACCAACATGCTTTGAGAGACGCAAGCCCTTTCTTGAAAGAAGAAAAGCAGATTATTTGGCCTTTATAAGTCGGTATTATGACATGCGGGATGAGGAAGGTCATCACGAGACTTATAGGCAG ATCCACATAGACGTGCCCAGAATGAGTCCGCTAGTTCCGTTGTTTCAACAAGACATTGTACAGAAA GCATTTGAAAGGATACTCTACATCCTGGCTATTCGTCATCCTGCCAGTGGCTATGTTCAAGGAATGAATGATCTGGTGACACCCTTTTTTGTTGTATTCTTGCAAGACTACATACCTACTG GTGCTGATGTCGAATGTTACGATGTGAGCACCCTGGATGAGGATTATCTTCAGCAGGTTGAAACAGACAGTTACTGGTGCATGGCAAAGCTTCTCGATGGAATACAAGATAACTATACTTTCGCCCAACCAGGCATTCAGAAGAAAGTTCACCTCTTGAAGGAGCTCATACAAAGGATTGATG CTCCCCTTCACACCCACCTGAAGAAGCATTCCATTGAGTACCTGCAGTTTTCGTTCCGGTGGATGAATAACCTTCTCATGAGAGAACTACCTCTCGCATGCACCATACGCCTCTGGGATACATATCTG TCTGAAGCAAATGGTTTTAGCAATTTCCATCTTTATGTGTGTGCAGCATTTCTCATGTACTGGTCACGAGAGTTACTTCAAGAAAAAGATTTCCAG GGTCTCATGTTAACACTACAGAATCTTCCGACCCTCCATTGGGGTGACAATGAGATCAGCGTCCTCTTGGCAGAAGCCTACAGGCTGAAGTACATGTTTGACGACGCGCCTAACCACTTGCAACCACGTGACGACTGA